TGCGCTGGACAAGCTGTCCAAGCTCAGGCGGGTCGATCTGGTGGTGACGGATCTGAACATGCCTATGATGGACGGGGTGAAACTGCTGGAAAACATCGCCGCCCGCCTGCGCGGCAAAGTGCGCTTCGTCGCGGTGATGAGCGGCGTGCCGCGCGATGTGCTGGATACCGTGCAAGGCGTGGTGGATGCCTCGGAGCTGGACCTGCTGGCGGTTTTTCCCAAACCGCTCAAGCAAGAGGAAGTGGAGCGGGTGCTGGACGGCAACAACCCGGAGTGGCAGCTGGAGGGGCCTGCTGGCGCAGCCAGAAGCATCAGCCTGGGAGAGGTGGAAGAGGGGGTGAGGCTGCGCCAATTGGTGCCTTACTTTCAGCCCAAGGTGTCGATCAAGGATAACAAGCTGTTTGGCATGGAGGCGCTGGCGCGCTGGGAGCATCCGCAGTGGGGGGTGCTGTCGCCGGCCGTTTTTGTCCATCATCTGGAAGAAGGCGAGCTGGCGCTGCGTTTCTTCTACCAGTTTCTGCGCGATGTCTGCGCCTCGATGAAGCGTTTTCTGGCGGAAATGCCGGGCCTGCATGCTTCGGTTAACCTGCCGGTTCCCCTGTTGAACGACCCCAATCTGGTGGACGAGATGACCACCATCATCCAGTCCAGCGGCTTGCCTAACGACAGCATTGTGCTGGAAGTGACGGAAACCACCCTGATGTCCAATCTGGCGGCCTCGCTCGGCACTTTGGCCCGCTTGCGGCTGAATGGCTTCGGACTGGCGATGGACGATTACGGCACCGGCTACTCCTCGATGAAGCAATTGTCGCGCAGCCCCTTCACCGAGCTGAAAATAGACAGGGAGTTTGTCCATGACGCGGCCAGCAGCCCCAAAAAGCTGGCCATCCTGACTTCGGCGGTGGCGATGTGCCAGAAGCTGCAATTGCTGTCAGTGGCGGAGGGCGTGGAAACGGAGGCGGACTGGCAGCAATTGGCTGCCTTGGGCTGCGACGTGGCGCAGGGCTATTACCATAGCCGGCCGCTGTCGGCCGAGATGTTCCTGCAGTGGATGCGGGAGAGCGGGCATCTGTGATGCGGCGGCGGAAATGAAAAAGGGGCCTGCGGGCCCCTTTACGCAGCTTGGAAAAGCTTAGGCGGCGAAGTTCTTGGCCGCGAATTCCCAGTTCACCAGCTTCCAGAAGCTATCCAGATAGTTCGGGCGGCTGTTGCGGTAGTCGATATAATACGCGTGTTCCCACACATCACAGGTCAAGAGCGGCTTCTTGTCGGTGGTCAGCGGGGTGGCGGCGTTGCTGGTGGATACCAGGTCCAGGCTGCCGTCGCTGTTCTTCACCAGCCAAGCCCAGCCGGAACCGAAGGTGCCGACGGCGGTCTGGGTGAAGGCTTTCTTGAACTCTTCGAAAGAGCCCCACTTGGCCTTGATGGCGTCAGCCAGCGCGCCGGTCGGTTCGCCGCCGGCGTTCGGGGCCAGGCCGAACCAGTAGAAGGTGTGGTTCCAAACCTGAGCGGCGTTGTTGAAGATGCCGCCGGAAGACTTCTTGACGATCTCTTCCAGGGAGGCGTTTTCGAACTCGGTGCCCTTGATCAGGTTGTTCAGGTTGGTGATGTAGGTCTGATGGTGCTTGCCGTAGTGGAATTCCAGGGTTTCCTTGGAAATGTGCGGAGCCAGGGCGTCCAGCGCGTACGGCAGTTCAGGCAGTTTGTGTTCCATTGTGCTCTCCTTGTTGAGAAAGTGAACCGCATGGCGGCTGCTTTCGATCAAGTTTACTGGAATCTGGCCGGCATGGCTAATAGTTGACTAAAATGATAGGAATAAGCTTTTGCAATTTGATGTTATCGTCATTGGGGCCGGCGCGGCCGGTTTGATGTGCGCGGCCACCGCCGGCCAGCGCGGCCGCAGCGTGCTGTTGCTGGATCATTCCGCCAAGCTGGCCGAGAAAATCCGCATCTCCGGCGGCGGGCGTTGCAACTTTACCAACGTCAATGCCCGCTTTGATTGTTACCTGTCCTCCAACCCCCATTTCTGCCGTTCGGCACTGTCGCAATACACGCCGCGCGACTTCATCGCCATGGTGGAGCGCCACGGCGTCGGCTACCACGAGAAAAAGCTGGGCCAGCTGTTCTGCGACGACGGCAGCGAGCGCATCATCGCCATGCTGGATGAGGAATGCCGGCTGGGCGGCGTGGATCGCCGCATGGAGACCGACGTGCAGGCGGTAAGTCGCCTGGAGGCCGGCGGTTTTGTGGTGGAAACCAGCCGCGGACGTTTTCTCTGCCAGTCGCTGGTGGTCGCCACCGGCGGCCTGTCCATTCCGCAGATCGGCGCCACGCCTTTCGGTTATAAGCTGGCCGAGCAATTCGGGCTGGACGTGACGCCGCTGTCGCCGGCGCTGGTGCCGCTGACCTTCCATGTGGACGATGCCGAAATCTTCTCGCCGCTGGCGGGGGTATCGGTTGACGTGGAGGCGAAGGCCGGCAAGGGCAGCTTCCGCGAAAATGCCTTGTTCACCCATAAGGGCGTGTCCGGCCCGGCCATTCTGCAAGTCTCGTCTTACTGGCAGCCCGGCATGGAGTTGCTGCTGGACCTGTTGCCGGACGCCGATGCGGAAAGCTGGCTGGAAGAGCGGGCGGACAGCGAGCAGCTGATCGCCAATGCGCTGAGCGAGCTGGGCTGGTCGCGCCGCTTCGCCGACGCCTGGCTGGACCGGGTGGGCATGAACAAGCGCCTGAAAGACCTGGGGCCCAAGCAGCGCCGCCAATTGGCGGAGCAACTGCACCGTTGGTGCGTCAAACCCAACGGCACGCAGGGCTATAAAAAGGCCGAGGTGACGCTGGGCGGCGTCGCCACCAAGGCGTTGTCGTCAAAAACCATGATGGCCAACGAGGTGCAGGGTTTGTTCTTTGTCGGCGAGGTGGTGGATGTCACCGGCTGGCTGGGCGGCTACAACTTCCAGTGGGCCTGGTCGTCGGGATTTGTCGCCGGGATGAATTGCTGATTCATCCGGCGGATGCCACGCTTGCGGGATGACCCGCCAACTGTTTGAACCAATGCAGTTGTATCGTGAGCATTAGTGCCGAGATGGCGGATCGCCCCTCTAGGGGCATCCGCCCTACGACAGATGGGTGGCGCGTTCCAGCGCCGCGTCCGCATGCAAGACCGCGGTGTCGTAGACGGGGATGGGGCTGTGCCGCGCTTCAATCAATAGCGGAATTTCGGTGCAGCCCAGCACCACGCCCTCCGCTCCCTGATCGGCCAGACGGGCGATGATGTCCTGATACACGCGGCGCGATTCGTCGCGCAACACGCCGCGGACCAATTCCTCATTGATGATGCGGTGAATGGCCGCTTGTTCCTCCTGCTTGGGAATCAGGCAGTCTATGCCGCGCTTGGCCAGGCCATCCTTGTAGAACGCCTCGCCCATGGTGACGCGGGTGCCGAGCAGGGCGACCGTGCGCTGGCCGGCCTGCCGAATGGCTTCGCTAACCGGTTCCAGTATGTGCAGCAAAGGCAGATCCGTGCCTGCCTGCACTTCATCGAATACCCGGTGCGGCGTGTTGGAGGCGATCAGGCCGAAATCCGCGCCGCGCAGCCGCAGGCTTTCCGCCATTTCAGCGAGCCTGGCCGCGGACAGATCCCAGCGGCCGGCATTGCGCCAGTCATGGAACTGTTTCAGGCAGGCGCTGTGGATCAGGATTT
The Chromobacterium sp. IIBBL 290-4 DNA segment above includes these coding regions:
- a CDS encoding aspartate/glutamate racemase family protein — translated: MAHRTIGILGGLSPESTASYYLRITRQYVARHGDDGYPEILIHSACLKQFHDWRNAGRWDLSAARLAEMAESLRLRGADFGLIASNTPHRVFDEVQAGTDLPLLHILEPVSEAIRQAGQRTVALLGTRVTMGEAFYKDGLAKRGIDCLIPKQEEQAAIHRIINEELVRGVLRDESRRVYQDIIARLADQGAEGVVLGCTEIPLLIEARHSPIPVYDTAVLHADAALERATHLS
- a CDS encoding EAL domain-containing protein — translated: MLYLEQWRGKSVMVVEDSASHRLLAVGILQALGFAPVYEAENGVDALDKLSKLRRVDLVVTDLNMPMMDGVKLLENIAARLRGKVRFVAVMSGVPRDVLDTVQGVVDASELDLLAVFPKPLKQEEVERVLDGNNPEWQLEGPAGAARSISLGEVEEGVRLRQLVPYFQPKVSIKDNKLFGMEALARWEHPQWGVLSPAVFVHHLEEGELALRFFYQFLRDVCASMKRFLAEMPGLHASVNLPVPLLNDPNLVDEMTTIIQSSGLPNDSIVLEVTETTLMSNLAASLGTLARLRLNGFGLAMDDYGTGYSSMKQLSRSPFTELKIDREFVHDAASSPKKLAILTSAVAMCQKLQLLSVAEGVETEADWQQLAALGCDVAQGYYHSRPLSAEMFLQWMRESGHL
- a CDS encoding NAD(P)/FAD-dependent oxidoreductase, whose amino-acid sequence is MQFDVIVIGAGAAGLMCAATAGQRGRSVLLLDHSAKLAEKIRISGGGRCNFTNVNARFDCYLSSNPHFCRSALSQYTPRDFIAMVERHGVGYHEKKLGQLFCDDGSERIIAMLDEECRLGGVDRRMETDVQAVSRLEAGGFVVETSRGRFLCQSLVVATGGLSIPQIGATPFGYKLAEQFGLDVTPLSPALVPLTFHVDDAEIFSPLAGVSVDVEAKAGKGSFRENALFTHKGVSGPAILQVSSYWQPGMELLLDLLPDADAESWLEERADSEQLIANALSELGWSRRFADAWLDRVGMNKRLKDLGPKQRRQLAEQLHRWCVKPNGTQGYKKAEVTLGGVATKALSSKTMMANEVQGLFFVGEVVDVTGWLGGYNFQWAWSSGFVAGMNC
- the sodB gene encoding superoxide dismutase [Fe]; protein product: MEHKLPELPYALDALAPHISKETLEFHYGKHHQTYITNLNNLIKGTEFENASLEEIVKKSSGGIFNNAAQVWNHTFYWFGLAPNAGGEPTGALADAIKAKWGSFEEFKKAFTQTAVGTFGSGWAWLVKNSDGSLDLVSTSNAATPLTTDKKPLLTCDVWEHAYYIDYRNSRPNYLDSFWKLVNWEFAAKNFAA